A part of Nitrososphaerota archaeon genomic DNA contains:
- a CDS encoding secondary thiamine-phosphate synthase enzyme YjbQ, whose translation MLEIKTSKKIEFIDITNQINKIIKEEKIKNGICYLFIPHTTAGITINENADPSVKEDIINTLNKIVPEDLGYEHLEGNSPAHIKSSLIGHSEVIFIENGELALGTWQGIFLCEFDGPRKRKVYIKIIER comes from the coding sequence ATTTTAGAGATTAAAACTAGTAAAAAAATAGAGTTTATAGATATTACTAATCAAATTAATAAAATTATAAAAGAAGAGAAAATAAAAAATGGAATATGCTATTTATTTATTCCACATACAACTGCTGGAATTACTATTAATGAAAATGCTGATCCTAGTGTAAAAGAAGATATTATTAATACACTTAATAAAATAGTTCCAGAAGATTTAGGTTATGAACATTTAGAAGGAAATTCGCCTGCGCATATAAAATCAAGTTTGATAGGACATAGCGAAGTAATTTTCATAGAAAATGGCGAATTGGCTTTAGGAACTTGGCAAGGAATATTTTTATGTGAATTTGATGGACCAAGAAAGAGAAAAGTATATATAAAAATAATCGAGAGATAA
- a CDS encoding NAD+ synthase translates to MSLNIEVLNLNWDEVIKKIIDFIKEKVNNSKSNGIVLGLSGGLDSSVVATLCVKALGKDKVIGLILPDERITPEEDIKDAIELAKKLGIRYHVIKIDDIYNVFSSINPIHDENNKKACGNLRARIRMVLLYYFANVNNFLVAGTGDKSEILIGYFTKYGDGAADLLPIGDLYKTQVRMIAKHLGLPNKIIEKPSSPRLWKNHLAEKEIGLDYKTIDLILYGLFDLKMNKEEIVSKLKISKDIIEKVINMVKNSQHKRLMPPIAEISTFK, encoded by the coding sequence ATGTCTCTTAATATAGAAGTACTTAATCTTAATTGGGATGAGGTAATTAAAAAAATAATAGATTTTATAAAAGAGAAAGTTAATAATTCTAAAAGTAATGGAATAGTTCTTGGTTTAAGTGGTGGATTGGATTCTTCTGTTGTTGCTACACTTTGTGTTAAAGCTTTAGGAAAAGATAAAGTTATTGGGCTCATTCTTCCTGATGAAAGAATAACACCTGAAGAAGATATTAAAGACGCTATTGAATTAGCTAAAAAACTTGGAATAAGATATCATGTTATAAAAATAGATGATATTTATAATGTTTTTTCTTCTATAAATCCTATTCATGATGAAAATAATAAAAAAGCTTGTGGAAATCTTAGAGCAAGAATAAGAATGGTTTTGTTATATTATTTTGCAAATGTGAATAATTTTTTAGTAGCAGGTACTGGAGATAAAAGTGAAATTTTAATAGGATATTTTACTAAATATGGTGATGGAGCAGCAGACCTTTTACCGATTGGAGACCTTTATAAAACTCAAGTAAGAATGATTGCAAAACATTTAGGTTTACCAAATAAAATAATTGAAAAACCTAGCAGTCCAAGATTATGGAAAAATCATTTAGCTGAAAAAGAAATTGGATTGGATTATAAAACAATAGATTTAATTCTTTATGGATTATTTGATTTAAAAATGAATAAAGAGGAAATTGTTTCTAAGCTAAAAATTTCAAAAGATATTATTGAAAAAGTAATCAATATGGTTAAAAATTCTCAACATAAACGTTTAATGCCTCCTATTGCTGAGATAAGTACTTTTAAGTGA
- a CDS encoding UbiX family flavin prenyltransferase: protein MKLIVALTGASGVIYGKRLLEVLKEKNIEVHLIISNNCEKIIEHELQMKRKDIEKLASYSYNENDLLAPITSGSTKIDGMIIIPCSMKTLAGIACGYSENLILRAADVILKEKRKLIIVPRETPLNPIHLENMLKLARVGAIILPASPAFYHKPEKINDLIDFIIGKILDIIGIEHNLFKRWINFHNF from the coding sequence ATGAAATTAATAGTAGCACTTACTGGTGCAAGTGGAGTAATTTATGGAAAAAGATTATTAGAAGTATTAAAAGAGAAAAACATTGAAGTACATTTGATAATAAGTAATAATTGCGAGAAAATTATTGAACATGAACTTCAAATGAAAAGAAAGGATATTGAAAAATTAGCTTCTTATTCATATAATGAGAATGATTTATTAGCTCCTATAACAAGTGGATCAACAAAAATTGATGGAATGATTATTATTCCATGTTCTATGAAAACACTTGCAGGAATAGCTTGTGGATATTCTGAAAATTTAATTTTAAGAGCAGCAGATGTTATTTTAAAAGAAAAAAGAAAATTAATAATTGTTCCAAGAGAAACCCCTTTAAATCCTATACATTTAGAAAATATGCTTAAATTAGCAAGAGTAGGAGCTATTATTTTACCAGCTTCGCCAGCATTTTATCATAAACCAGAAAAAATAAATGATTTAATAGATTTTATTATTGGAAAAATTCTTGATATTATAGGAATTGAGCATAATCTTTTTAAAAGATGGATAAATTTTCATAATTTTTAA
- a CDS encoding AbrB/MazE/SpoVT family DNA-binding domain-containing protein produces the protein MEIGVEVKKVDSQGRIILPADWRESEIDESRELFIVKRKGYLKIIPKRKVDLTQYFDKVDLGIEAIGSWKEFEKKFQGVSL, from the coding sequence ATGGAAATTGGAGTAGAAGTTAAAAAGGTCGACTCACAAGGTCGTATTATTTTGCCTGCTGATTGGCGTGAATCTGAGATCGATGAAAGTCGAGAACTTTTTATAGTAAAACGTAAGGGATATTTAAAGATAATTCCAAAGCGAAAAGTAGATTTAACTCAATATTTCGATAAAGTGGATTTAGGTATTGAAGCTATTGGAAGTTGGAAAGAGTTTGAAAAGAAGTTTCAAGGGGTAAGTTTATGA
- a CDS encoding aldolase/citrate lyase family protein, protein MQENKLRKLIREGKPTIGTRILSSWPGIVEIIGQTGLFDYVEFLAEYAPWNLYDLENLARAAELYNMSSMIKIDAVPRSYIAAKALQSGIQNFLFADIRTVEDAEEAIKSVRLEPKGLMGVGNFRIGGYVFAKYSIADYRKAAEDAVIAFMIEKKSAVDHLEEILSIEGVDMVQFGPWDYGLSIGLTGEPGTPWALADQKVKEAELKTIKMAIKMDKRPRVELGSADVDLIKKYVELGVKDFNIGTDIRILYNFWKKEGEEIRRIFSKIS, encoded by the coding sequence TTGCAAGAAAATAAATTAAGAAAATTAATACGTGAAGGTAAACCAACAATTGGAACAAGAATACTTTCATCATGGCCTGGTATAGTTGAAATAATAGGACAAACAGGCTTATTTGATTATGTTGAATTTCTTGCAGAATATGCTCCATGGAATCTTTATGATTTAGAAAATTTAGCTAGAGCAGCAGAATTATACAATATGTCTTCAATGATAAAAATAGATGCAGTTCCAAGAAGTTATATTGCAGCTAAAGCACTTCAATCAGGAATACAGAACTTTCTTTTTGCAGATATTAGAACAGTTGAAGATGCGGAAGAAGCTATTAAATCTGTTAGGCTTGAACCTAAAGGACTTATGGGAGTAGGGAATTTTAGAATTGGAGGATATGTTTTTGCAAAATATTCAATAGCAGATTATAGAAAAGCTGCAGAAGATGCTGTTATTGCTTTTATGATAGAGAAAAAAAGTGCAGTAGATCATTTGGAAGAAATATTATCTATTGAAGGTGTTGATATGGTTCAATTTGGACCTTGGGATTATGGTTTAAGCATAGGTTTAACAGGAGAACCTGGAACACCTTGGGCTTTAGCTGATCAAAAAGTGAAAGAAGCTGAATTAAAAACAATAAAAATGGCTATAAAAATGGATAAACGTCCAAGAGTTGAATTAGGAAGTGCCGATGTAGATTTAATTAAGAAATATGTTGAATTGGGTGTTAAAGATTTTAACATAGGAACAGACATTAGAATTCTCTATAATTTCTGGAAAAAAGAAGGTGAAGAAATAAGAAGAATATTTTCAAAAATTTCCTAA
- a CDS encoding cob(I)yrinic acid a,c-diamide adenosyltransferase, which yields MGHIYLYTGTGGGKTTNALGLALRCVGHKKKVIIIQFLKWWKKIGEYKIRKLLEPYYEIYQFGRPGWIKVEGGRKKIIKINKEKFEVRSIEELDKKLAEKALKFAEEIVKKKKPHLLVLDEVNLALHWKLLDIKEVLDFLDNIPKRTHVVLTGRYAPKELFEKADFVNLVVDKKMPKEMVTTKGIQY from the coding sequence ATGGGTCATATTTATCTCTATACAGGAACTGGTGGAGGAAAAACAACTAATGCTTTAGGATTAGCTCTTAGATGTGTTGGACATAAAAAGAAAGTGATAATAATTCAATTTTTAAAATGGTGGAAAAAAATTGGAGAATATAAAATTAGAAAATTACTTGAACCATATTATGAAATATATCAATTTGGAAGACCTGGATGGATAAAAGTTGAGGGTGGAAGAAAAAAAATAATAAAAATTAATAAAGAAAAATTTGAAGTTAGAAGTATAGAAGAACTTGATAAGAAACTAGCTGAAAAAGCATTAAAATTTGCTGAAGAAATTGTTAAAAAGAAGAAACCTCATTTACTTGTTTTAGATGAAGTAAATTTAGCATTACATTGGAAGCTATTAGATATTAAAGAAGTATTAGATTTTTTAGATAATATACCTAAAAGAACACATGTTGTATTAACTGGAAGATATGCTCCTAAAGAATTATTTGAAAAAGCTGATTTTGTAAACTTAGTTGTTGATAAAAAAATGCCTAAAGAAATGGTAACAACTAAAGGAATACAATATTAA
- a CDS encoding type II toxin-antitoxin system VapC family toxin has translation MRFLDANIFIYAYYKPKRQLSQKEKQMKDYAKKIVNDISQGKEEVVTTVVHLSEIVNILKHSISPEQLTNIILGLFMLKNVKIYGVSEKAYFAATELGADLKLDPNDALAIDFMHLNNLKEIYSFDEDFDKVKGIERLPKL, from the coding sequence ATGAGATTTTTGGATGCAAATATATTCATTTATGCTTATTATAAACCTAAAAGACAATTAAGTCAAAAAGAAAAGCAAATGAAGGATTATGCAAAAAAGATAGTTAATGATATATCACAAGGAAAAGAGGAGGTAGTAACTACAGTCGTACATTTATCTGAAATTGTGAATATTCTTAAACATAGTATTTCTCCAGAACAATTAACTAATATTATACTAGGATTATTCATGCTTAAAAATGTAAAAATATATGGTGTAAGCGAAAAAGCATACTTTGCTGCAACTGAATTAGGGGCTGATTTAAAGCTTGATCCAAATGATGCTCTAGCTATTGATTTTATGCACTTGAATAACTTAAAGGAAATTTATTCATTTGATGAAGATTTTGATAAAGTAAAGGGAATAGAAAGGTTACCTAAACTATGA